From Toxorhynchites rutilus septentrionalis strain SRP chromosome 2, ASM2978413v1, whole genome shotgun sequence, a single genomic window includes:
- the LOC129768198 gene encoding transmembrane protein 234 homolog isoform X1: MSPEQPDIVSGSDFNEINHSVDAFSLLLIILVAVFWGATNPFIRRGTLGYNNIKSNTKLGQLWLELKFLVSRWQYLLALAINQCGSVIYVFALRRTELSLIVPMCNSLTFVFTAVATKLLGEQSAGWNYFILETYLGMMLVISGTTLCSIEKIM; encoded by the exons ATGTCTCCGGAACAGCCAGATATTGTATCCGGTAGCGATTTCAACGAAATCAACCACTCGGTTGATGCGTTCTCGCTGCTGTTAATTATTCTAGTAGCCGTCTTTTGGGGCGCTACAAATCCGTTCATACGACGAGGTACACTCGGCTATAACAAcatcaaatcaaacacaaagttGGGACAACTTTGGTTGGAGTTGAAGTTCCTGGTTTCACGCTGGCAG TATCTTCTAGCGCTGGCCATCAATCAGTGTGGAAGTGTCATTTATGTATTTGCACTTCGGCGGACGGAACTATCGCTGATAGTTCCGATGTGCAATTCGCTTACGTTTGTATTCACCGCTGTGGCTACGAAATTGCTCGGGGAACAGAGCGCTGGTTGGA attattttattttagaaaCGTACCTTGGAATGATGCTTGTCATATCGGGAACAACGTTATGTAGCATAGAGAAAATAATGTGA
- the LOC129768198 gene encoding transmembrane protein 234 homolog isoform X2 yields MSPEQPDIVSGSDFNEINHSVDAFSLLLIILVAVFWGATNPFIRRGTLGYNNIKSNTKLGQLWLELKFLVSRWQYLLALAINQCGSVIYVFALRRTELSLIVPMCNSLTFVFTAVATKLLGEQSAGWKTYLGMMLVISGTTLCSIEKIM; encoded by the exons ATGTCTCCGGAACAGCCAGATATTGTATCCGGTAGCGATTTCAACGAAATCAACCACTCGGTTGATGCGTTCTCGCTGCTGTTAATTATTCTAGTAGCCGTCTTTTGGGGCGCTACAAATCCGTTCATACGACGAGGTACACTCGGCTATAACAAcatcaaatcaaacacaaagttGGGACAACTTTGGTTGGAGTTGAAGTTCCTGGTTTCACGCTGGCAG TATCTTCTAGCGCTGGCCATCAATCAGTGTGGAAGTGTCATTTATGTATTTGCACTTCGGCGGACGGAACTATCGCTGATAGTTCCGATGTGCAATTCGCTTACGTTTGTATTCACCGCTGTGGCTACGAAATTGCTCGGGGAACAGAGCGCTGGTTGGA aaaCGTACCTTGGAATGATGCTTGTCATATCGGGAACAACGTTATGTAGCATAGAGAAAATAATGTGA